The following DNA comes from Miscanthus floridulus cultivar M001 chromosome 5, ASM1932011v1, whole genome shotgun sequence.
ATGCAGGGAGCAAGGAGGAGGGAGTCTAGTTTCACCGCCACTACTCCGCTCCTGTTGGCAGCGGTTGTGTCGCCGGTAGATAGTGTTATTGTTTTTTATACTCTATCTAGACGCTAAACGATAGTCGCTCACTTTTCATTTAGCGTTTAGTTAGAGTAGACGATAAACTAGACAGCTCAACAGTTTTAATTTCATACATCATCCATCCAAGAAAAGGATACAACTATACAATTCGTGTCAGTCAAACTAACTTcactttgatcaaatttatactgaatagtattaacatttatgtctatAACTAGATTTActacgaaaatatattttataattaaaaaatgatatttattttgtatAATAAAttcttagtatttttttataaCTTAGGTGAAACTTTAAATTGCTTGACTACTCGAAAAATGAGAATATATCCTTTTGTGGATAGAAAGAGTATTGTTTTGTTAAACACAGTTGCACAGTAAAACAAACAATTAGACAGACACAATGGTATAGATAATAAACATGTAACTCTCGCATAGTTAAATGATTAATTGTCAAGAAATATCAAATAGTTTTATAAAGTCATTTTCTATCACCAAAGACTATAGTTTAAACGTCCTAACCAAAGTTTAAATGTGTCTAAATCACATTTAAACACACTGTTTAAACTTTTTTCATTGTTTAACCTACTGTTTTTTCTCTCTTAATTCACTGTTTATAGAGCATTAACGACACGTACAGTCACAGCTTAGGATTTACACGCGTGTAAACGTTGGCTTAGATGAACACAGCCCGCGCCCGGTGCTACTCTACCGTGAAATCCAGCCAGTGCTCACCTTACACGGTTACGACTTACAGTACGAAATTTGGGGCCCCATGAGCCTTTCGAAATTTGGAACTTCTTCCATGAGACTTACCATTCGTTCATTCAGTAACGGAGAAGCGATGACTGAGGTTTGGAAATAAATCACCCTCCAAATAGATCAACATTAACACTTAAGTGTGCCGAGTGCAAACAACTCGCAACACGTTGACGCACAAATGGTTCACCAAGCACGTTTCAAAACGAGTTGAATCATCAAACCGCTGAGGTCTTATCAAGTCAAAACTTTAAACAGAACACTTACGGCTCTTACGATCACATACACTGACCACAGCTAAATCACATGAACAGGTTTGGCCTCCAAGCCTTGAATGTGGTCTTCAGCTTCCTGGTCGGTGGCCTGACCTTGCGGTACACGAGTGGGAACTTGATCTCACTGTTGTGGAACTGCTTGGTGTTGTCCCTCTTGCACAGCTTGAAGTGCACTGTCGCGGTCTTGATGATCTGGATGCAGCGGGACCTCACACGGTGGCGAGAAGCCATCTCATTGTACATCTGCTCCACAGCACCATTCAGGGTTGTGTCACGGTACTCCTTGTACATGTTGTGGTAGCCGGTTCTGCTCTGGTAGCGCAGCCAGATGCCATAGTTCTTGATCGTCGTTGGGTTACGCTCGAAGATCTGACATAGCATACAGGAGTTTTGCGAATGACACAACACAAAGGGTTCTTTCAAATATTAAGATTCAGCTCCAAGGACAAGGGACCAGCATCATTCATCTAAGACAATCCCACTACCCAACTGGATACAGATTCAGCTTAATATACAGCTACCACAACCATGACACTAAGTGCAGGAGAGTCACAAAGGTCAGATATAAGCAACCTAAGAAGACAGCAAAAGTGCAAAACTGGAAGTAGTTAAGGAAAACAAACTCATTTTCAGATATCCCAACAAAATTTAAAACTGATTGATGCAAATAGACAAACTGTTCTTTGTATAAAGGCAATGATCAGAAATAAAATTAGCAAACAATACACAACTAGCTGATGTGGATATAACACAACCACACCAAACATTTGGTGAAAGAACTACCGAGTATGACACTTGTTTGCCAATCCCAAAGAGTATATAACAAAACACTCTGTCTTCAACAAGCTCACACTCATTTATGTATATAAATCGCTGATACTATCATCAAAAATGGATACTGACACAAATAAGGTTGGGCAGCCGGCACACAGTGGCAATCGCAAGGCACTAAACAGGCGGCTAAAGGATGGCAAGGTTCACAACGTGCTAAACAAAAGTGCCCTATCGGAGAAGCAGAAGTACCTCGTTGATGGCAAGGACCTGGCCGTTGCTCTTCTTAACCTTCTTCAACTTCCTCAGGAAGTACCTGAGCGCACACAACAGCCGTACATTAATCGACGACCCGCATCGAAAATGAACGAAATCCTTCAACCAGGAAACCTGAAGGAAGCGCAGATATAGATGGCAGCTCACCAGAACTTGCTCTTGGCGCGGACCTCGTTGATGGCCCAGAGCTTCATGCGGTAGATCTTGGGGTGCTCGTCGCCAGGCGTCGGCAGCGCGCGCCCCACCACCTGGTACTGATGGAACTGCAGAGGTGCGAGAACAGGAGGCAAATCAAACCCATGGATCAAATTCTAATCACCGCAGTCGGAGGGACGGAGCGAGAGAAGACTCACTCTGAAGGCCACCATTTCCGCGAGCTCGTAGAAACCCTTGCCTAACCTAGCCTAAGGGGACGAAGATGACGAGAGGACGCGGCGGCGGGTGAAGGCGGCGGCCGTGGGCGTGAGAGGAGCGTTTATAGGTGCCGATTATGGAAGTAAGCCCTAATGGGCCCAAGTTCTCGCCGTCCTGGCCCATTTGTTGGTCAAATTGTGATTGGGCTTCCCTTCTTTCGACAAGGCCGTAAGCTTTTCACAACCCCTAATAATCAATACAATATATAAAATAAATGTTTCTCAAAAAATATAAACTAAATAAATTAACAAAATGCTAACCATGGGTGTATTTTTCCTACTGCCAGGAGTAGTCACTCTCATCTTCAATAAACCACATTACATATGTGTACATACTAATTTATCAGTTTAAGTATGTTTATATACTTATTTTAAGGTACTTTAGACTCAGTCCTTCGAAAGTGCTTAAGGGGTAGGGTTTGCGTAGTGTGTTCATAGAGGTGAGTGTGCGTTCGTGTTGTGGGTGTCTAGATTGTACTTtgtaattaaaaaaaatcttacGTAAATTATTTTTAAGAGTCCATATTTTTAAATATATTGTTATAACATCACTATAGTAGTATATGAAATAAGTATAACAACATATTTTATGTATACTTGCATACTTAACATACTTAAaactaaaaataataaataataaataaaaatactAAAAAAGGAAATAGACCCTAGGTGGTGGTGAAGCAAGCGTTGCTTCAGCCTCCTTCCTGTAAATTAGGTGATTTTTAGTGCTCGATAAACATAAATATTACAATAGCATATGTAGTTGGGTTAGTCGCAGTGAGAATGGCCATAAGTGTCTTGGCTCCAATACTTGGTTCGTTGATCGAACGCTGCATGATCAGCACCTCACCTCGTTTGGAAGCAGATACTTGAGAGAGAGAGGCTGAGCCGCCAACCGCCTGCTCCGTCA
Coding sequences within:
- the LOC136450264 gene encoding large ribosomal subunit protein eL20-like, with translation MVAFRFHQYQVVGRALPTPGDEHPKIYRMKLWAINEVRAKSKFWYFLRKLKKVKKSNGQVLAINEIFERNPTTIKNYGIWLRYQSRTGYHNMYKEYRDTTLNGAVEQMYNEMASRHRVRSRCIQIIKTATVHFKLCKRDNTKQFHNSEIKFPLVYRKVRPPTRKLKTTFKAWRPNLFM